TCGAGCGCGGCATGGTGGTCGTCAAGCCGGGCACCAGCACCCCGCACACCGAGTTCGAGGCGACGGTCTACATCCTCTCCAAGGAGGAGGGCGGCCGGCACACCCCGTTCTTCCAGAACTACCGTCCGCAGTTCTACTTCCGGACCACGGACGTCACCGGCGTCGTCACGCTGCCCGAGGGCACCGAGATGGTAATGCCGGGCGACAACACCACGATGACCGTGAAGCTGATCCAGCCCATCGCGATGGAGGACAACCTCAAGTTCGCGATCCGGGAGGGTGGCCGTACGGTCGGCGCGGGTCGCGTCACCAAGATCATCAAGTGAGCTGGGTAACCCCGATTAGCGCGGCCGTCAGTCGTACGGCATACTAGTCAGGTTGCGTAACGACGGTTAGTCGCCCGCGTCCGGTGAATACTGGACCTCCGGAAGACGAGCAGTCGCGCGCAGGGTGGTTGATCGCCACTGGGCGGTCAACCACCCTCGCACGGCGTCCAGGTCGCGGAGACGCGATCGGCGCCATGACCCACCGCATGGTCAGAGAATCGCTCCGGAGCCTCGGGGCGGAGCCTGGTCCGAGGGCGCGACACGCCCGACCGCGGGGGTCGGCGAAGTGGGGCTCTACCAGCCGGTATGGGCGCCCGCAACACAGCGGCATCGAGAGAAGGAACAGAAGCCACCATGGCGGGACAGAAGATCCGCATCCGGCTCAAGGCCTATGACCACGAGGTCGTCGACTCCTCGGCTCGGAAGATCGTCGAGACGGTGACGCGCACCGGGGCGCAGGTCGCAGGCCCGGTGCCGCTGCCCACGGAGATCAACCGTTTCTGCGTCATCCGCTCGCCGCACAAGTACAAGGACTCGCGCGAGCACTTCGAGATGCGTACGCACAAGCGTCTGATCGACATCATCGACCCGACCCCGAAGACGGTCGACTCGCTCATGCGCCTCGACCTGCCGGCTGGCGTCGACATCGAGATCAAGCTGTAGGGACCGGACAAATGGACAGGCAAGTCAAGGGGATCCTGGGCGCAAAGCTCGGCATGACCCAGGTCTGGGACAACAACCGCGTTGTTCCGGTGACCGTGGTTCAGGCCGGCCCCTGCGTCATCAGCCAGGTTCGTAACGCCGACAAGGACGGTTACTCAGCGGTCCAGCTGGCGTACGGCACGATCGACCCGCGCAAGGTCAAGAAGCCGATCAGCGGGCACTACGCGAAGGCAGACGTGGCGCCGCGCCGGCACATCGTCGAGCTGCGCACCGCGGACGCCGCGGACTACTCGCTGGGCCAGGAGGTCACGGTCGAGGAGTTCCCCGCCGGGATCTCGATCGACGTGACCGGCAAGACCAAGGGCAAGGGCTACGCCGGCCCGATGAAGCGGCACGGCTTCCACGGTCTGCGCGCCAGCCACGGTGTCGAGCGCAAGCACCGCTCGCCCGGCTCCATCGGCGCCTGCGCCACCCCGGGTCGGGTCTTCAAGGGCACCCGGATGGCCGGCCGGATGGGTGGCGTGCGCTACACCGTTCAGAACCTGACCGTTCAGGCGGTCGACACCGAGAACAACCTCCTGCTCGTCCGTGGTGCCATTCCCGGCCCCAAGGGCGCGCTGGTCCTGGTCCGTACCGCGGCCAAGACCAAGGCGAAGAAGGGCGGTGCGGCCAAGTGACCACCGTTGACGTCCTCACCGTCGAAGGCGCCAAGAGCGGCTCTGTCGAGCTGCCCGGCGACATCTTCGACGTCCAGGCCAACGTCGCGCTGATGCACCAGGTCGTGGTGGGTCAGCTCGCGGCCGCCCGGCAGGGCACGCACAAGGTCAAGACCCGCGGCGAGGTCGCCGGTGGCGGCAAGAAGCCGTACAAGCAGAAGGGCACCGGTCGTGCCCGGCAGGGCTCGATCCGCGCTCCGCAGTTCGCCGGCGGTGGCGTGGTGCACGGCCCGGTCCCGCGCGACTACAGCCAGCGCACCCCGAAGAAGATGAAGGCCGCCGCCCTGCGTGGCGCCCTCTCCGACCGGGCGCGCGCCGGCCAGGTGCACGTCGTCGAGGCGTTCGTCTCGGGCGAGAAGCCGTCGACCAAGGCCGCGCTGGCCGCGCTGGCCAAGTTCACCGAGGCCCGTCGGGTCCTGGTCGTGCTGAGCAGCACCGACGAGCTGAACTGGGTGTCGCTGCGCAACGAGCCGCGGGTGCACCTGATCGAGGCCGGCCAGCTCAACACGTACGACGTGCTGGTGGCCGACGACGTGGTCTTCACCAAGGACGCCCTGGACGAGTTCCTGGGTGTTCCCGCCGAGACCACCGAGGAGGGTGGCAAGTGAGCACGATCGCCGATCCGCGCGACATCATCGTCGCGCCGGTCGTCTCGGAGAAGAGCTACAGCGAGCTGAACCGGAACTGGTACACCTTCCTGGTGCACCCGGACGCGAACAAGACCGAGATCAAGATCGCTATTCAGCAGATCTTCGACGTCCGCGTTCTGACGGTCAACACGCTCAACCGTCAGGGCAAGCGCAAGCGCACCAAGACCGGCTTCGGTCAGCGCAAGGCCACCAAGCGGGCGATCGTGAAGCTGGCTGACGGAGACCGTATCGAGGCCTTCGGCGGCCCGGTCAGCTGAGGGGTGTAGACAATGGCTATCCGTAAGTACAAGCCGACGACGCCGGGCCGTCGTGGCTCCAGCGTCGCCGACTTCGCCGAGATCACCCGGTCGACGCCGG
The window above is part of the Micromonospora inositola genome. Proteins encoded here:
- the rplC gene encoding 50S ribosomal protein L3: MDRQVKGILGAKLGMTQVWDNNRVVPVTVVQAGPCVISQVRNADKDGYSAVQLAYGTIDPRKVKKPISGHYAKADVAPRRHIVELRTADAADYSLGQEVTVEEFPAGISIDVTGKTKGKGYAGPMKRHGFHGLRASHGVERKHRSPGSIGACATPGRVFKGTRMAGRMGGVRYTVQNLTVQAVDTENNLLLVRGAIPGPKGALVLVRTAAKTKAKKGGAAK
- the rpsJ gene encoding 30S ribosomal protein S10 produces the protein MAGQKIRIRLKAYDHEVVDSSARKIVETVTRTGAQVAGPVPLPTEINRFCVIRSPHKYKDSREHFEMRTHKRLIDIIDPTPKTVDSLMRLDLPAGVDIEIKL
- the rplW gene encoding 50S ribosomal protein L23; the encoded protein is MSTIADPRDIIVAPVVSEKSYSELNRNWYTFLVHPDANKTEIKIAIQQIFDVRVLTVNTLNRQGKRKRTKTGFGQRKATKRAIVKLADGDRIEAFGGPVS
- the rplD gene encoding 50S ribosomal protein L4; the protein is MTTVDVLTVEGAKSGSVELPGDIFDVQANVALMHQVVVGQLAAARQGTHKVKTRGEVAGGGKKPYKQKGTGRARQGSIRAPQFAGGGVVHGPVPRDYSQRTPKKMKAAALRGALSDRARAGQVHVVEAFVSGEKPSTKAALAALAKFTEARRVLVVLSSTDELNWVSLRNEPRVHLIEAGQLNTYDVLVADDVVFTKDALDEFLGVPAETTEEGGK